A stretch of DNA from Nitrospira sp. KM1:
ATCGGCGGTGACGACGAGATAATCTTCCGTAAAGTCGATGGCCGTGAACGCATCCGTCACGCCGATGAAGAACCGGCGCAGCGCCTCCTTGCCTTCGAGCGGTGTCCCGCCGTACGGATCGTGACTGACCGCGTCCTCTGCAAAACAGCTCAACCACGCCTCCACGTCCATCTTGCGCGTTGCCGCGAAGTACCGCGCCATGAGCGCCCGTATCGTCTCAGGTGGCATGTCGATCCTCCTGCTCGCAGGTAAACGTCTCGTTTAACGGACATACTCCCGATTGCCGAGGAGCAGTCAACGATCAGCCCGCCACATGACGTTCGGCGTGGTAGGAACTGCGGACGAGCGGTCCGGATTCCACGTGGGTGAACCCCATGGCCAGCGCCTCATCTTTTAGCAGGGAAAACTCAGACGGATCGTAAAAGCGTGCGACCGGCAGATGGTCTCGCGTCGGCTGCAGGTATTGGCCGATCGTCATGATGTCGCACCCGACCGCCCGCAGATCGCGCATGACTTCCCTGGCTTCATCCAACGTCTCCCCCATGCCGA
This window harbors:
- a CDS encoding nuclear transport factor 2 family protein; translation: MPPETIRALMARYFAATRKMDVEAWLSCFAEDAVSHDPYGGTPLEGKEALRRFFIGVTDAFTAIDFTEDYLVVTADRAAVKFTAHGTGKNGRSAKAEGIDVFEVNRQGTIQIMWGYWDPSALLSQLR